GGCGATCCAGGGCGTCTATGCCGCCGGTCTCGGCTCAGGTGCCACCGACGCGGCTTCGGCTGCCGAGAAGGGCCTCGCCTTCTTCAAGGAGCTGAACGCCAAGGGCAACTTCGTGCCGGTCATCGGCAAGTCGGCCACCCTCGCACAGGGCCAGACTCCGATCCTGATCACCTGGGACTACAACGCCCTTGCTGGTCGCGACACGCTGAACGGCAACCCGCCGGTCGACGTCGTCGTCCCGGCCTCGGGCGTCGTTGCCGGCGTCTATGTCCAGGCGATCAGCGCCTATGCGCCGCACCCGAACGCTGCCAAGCTGTGGATGGAGTATCTCTATTCCGACGAAGGTCAGCTCGGCTGGCTCAAGGGCTACTGCCACCCGATCCGCTTCAACGATCTCGCCAAGAACGGCAAGATCCCGCAGGACATGCTCGACAAGCTGCCGCCGGCCGCTGCCTATGAGAAGGCCGTGTTCCCAACGCTTGAAGACCAGGCCAAGGGCAAGGAAGCTATCACCAAGCAGTGGGATGCCGTTGTCGGCGCCAACGTTCAGTAACTGAGCATCTGCTATCGCGGGCGGCTTCGCGGCCGCCCGCATTTTCTCTCAAGACGGCGCCCCGATGACCCAAGCCAGCATATCCGACACGGCCATCGCCACACGCTCCGCTCCGCCGGACGCTCGCAGCGGTTTCCGCTTGCCGACCCATTGGCTCGGCGTCGCGCCGTTCTTCATCTTCGCCCTGATGTTTTTGATCCTGCCGACGCTCTACCTCGTCATCGGCGCCTTCCAGAACGACCAGGGCCAGTACACGCTCGACAACATCCGTCAGCTCTTCATCGACAAGTCGATCCGCGATGCCTACTGGGTGTCGATCAAGATCAGCTTCTGGTCGGCCACCATCGGCGCCTTCATCGGCTTGGCCATGGCGATCGCCATCGTGCGCGGCGGCCTGCCTGCCTGGGTGCGCTCGTCGACGATGACGTTTTCGGGCGTTGCCTCCAATTTCGCCGGCGTGCCACTGGCCTTCGCCTTCCTTGCCACGCTCGGCCGTCTCGGCCTGGTGACAGTGCTCCTGCGCAACATCGGCATCGACATCTACGCGATGGGCTTCAATGTCCTGACGTCGTTCGGGCTGATCATCGTCTACCTGTTCTTCCAGATCCCGCTGATGATCGTCATCATCACGCCGGCGATCGACGGGCTTAAGCGCGAGTGGGGCGAGGCGGCGGCCACGCTTGGCGCCACAACCTGGCAGTATTGGCGAATGGTCGTCATCCCGGTGCTGTGGCCGAGCTTCCTCGGTACGGTGATCCTGCTGTTTGCCAATTCCTTTGGCGCCATCGCCACCGCCTATGCCTTCACCGGCTCGTCGCTCAACATCGTGCCGATCAAGCTCTATGCGCAAATCCGCGGCGACGTGCTGCACAATCCGCATCTCGGCTATGCGCTGGCCTTCGGCATGATCGTCGTCACCGGCCTCGCCAATATCTTCTACATCTGGTTCCGCACCCGCAGCGAGAGGTGGCTGAAATGAAGACCGGTCGCTTCTGGGCCTGGCTCGTCTTTATCGTCGGCGCCGCCTATTTCTTCATCCCGCTGATCGCCACCTTCGAGTTCTCGCTGCGCATGCGGCGCGGCGAATATTCCTTCGACGCCTATCGCGTGGTGCTCGGCGATGCACGTTTCCAGGAAACCTTCGCCTATTCGGTGACTGTCGCCGTGTTCACCATCCTGCTCGGCGTGTTCCTCGTCGTGCCAACCGCCTACTGGATCCGGCTGCGCATGCCGCAGCTGAGGCCAATCGTCGAGTTCATCACGCTGTTGCCGCTGGTCATCCCGGCGATCGTGATCGTCTTCGGCTACATCAGGATGTATGGCTCGAACTCGCCGCTGCCGTTCCTCGGCTCGGCCCGCGGCACCGATGCGCTCTTGGTCATCGGCTATGCCACGCTGGCGCTGCCCTACATGTACCGCGCCGTCGACACCGGCCTGCGCACTATCGACGTGCGCACGCTGACCGAGGCTGCACAGATTCTCGGCGCTGGCTGGACGACGATCATCGCCCGCGTCATCCTGCCCAATGTGCTGATAGCCGTGCTGTCGGGCGCCTTCCTGACCTTTGCCATCGTCATCGGCGAGTTCACGCTGGCGAGCCTGCTCAACCGCCCGGCCTTCGGTCCTTATCTGCAGAACATCGGCGCCAACCGCGCTTATGAGCCGGCAGCGCTTGCGGTCATCGCCTTTGCCATCACCTGGGGCTGCATGTCGGTGATCCAGATTCTCGCCCGTTTCGCGCCGAAGTCGGCAAACCGCCCGAACTGAACAAGAAGAGCACAAGCCAATGGCCGATCCCTTCCTTTCCATCCAGAGCGTCAAGAAGTCCTTCGGCAACGTCGCCGTGGTCAAGGACTTCAACCTCGACGTCGGTGCCGGCGAGTTCGTCTCGTTCCTCGGACCATCGGGCTGCGGCAAGACCACGATGCTGCGTATCGTCGCCGGCTTCGAGGAGCCTTCGGCCGGCAAGGTGCTGATCGGCGGCAAGGACGTCACCGGCCTCAAGCCCAACCAGCGCAACATCGGCATGGTGTTCCAGGCCTATGCGCTTTTTCCCAACCTGACGGTGGCGCAGAACATCGGCTTCGGCCTCAAGGTTGCCGGCATGCCCAAGGCGCAGGCGCAGCAGCGCATCGACGAGATGCTCGCCATCATCAAGCTGCCTGACTTCGGCGACCGCTATCCCTACCAGCTCTCCGGCGGCCAGCAGCAGCGCATCGCACTTGCTCGCGCGCTCGCGCCCAAGCCAAAGCTCTTGCTGCTCGACGAGCCGCTGTCGGCGCTCGATGCAAAGGTGCGTATTTCGCTGCGCGAGGAAATCCGCTCGATCCAGAAGAAGCTCGGCATCACCACCATCTTCGTCACCCACGACCAGGAAGAGGCGCTGTCGATGTCCGACCGCATCGTGGTGATGAACGAAGGACGGGCCGACCAGACCGGCACGCCGTTCGAGATATACAACCGCCCGTCGACCAAGTTCGTCGCCAATTTCGTCGGCACGCTCAACGTGCTCGAAGGCACGATCAGCGATGCGGCTTCCGGCACCGTCAAGATCAACGCCGAGGAGATCGGCCTCAAGGGCAAGCTCAACGGCTCCAAATCAGGCGACACGCTGTCGCTGGCGCTGCGGCCCGAGGCGATCTCGCTCGGCCGCAAGGCCGGCAACGACTCCAACTTGACCGGCCAGATCGCCGACGTGCATTTCCTGGGCTCGGTCATCCGCGTCCGCGTCGGCGTCGGCCAGAATGTGGTGTCGCTCGACACCTTCAACAGCCCAAGCAGCCCACCGCCGGTCGTTGGCCAAAAGACCGAAATCAGCTTCTCCTCCGGAGACGTGCTGGTGCTGCACTAGGGGGCTTTGTATCGAACAAATCCTGAGCAAAGCGGGGAAGGCTTTCCCCGCTTTGCTTTTTTGGCAGCCGCTGCCTTGGGCTTTCGCCGCAGCCCGGCAGTTTCTGCGCAGATCGCCATGCGCCTCGTTCCTTCGCACCCCCCTCTGGCCTGCCGGCCATCTCCCCCACAAGGAGGGAGATTAGTCTCGTCGCCGGCAGGGCTCACCCTGGAACATCGCAGGGATTAGCCCAGCGATGTTGGCGATTGGCCGAGAGGTCGATGACGGCGTGATCTCCCGCCTTGTGGGGGAGATGGCCGGCAGGCCAGAGGGGGGAGGATCGCGACCTGCGAGATTTGCCTCATTTTGCCTCATTAGGCACAAGCGCATGTGACCTCTGTCAGCATCCAGCGTGGATAACCGCCGCCGTTTCTCCACGCCCTCTCCATCTCCCGTATCAGAGACCTCGCGATCTTCCACGGGGCCCCGGCGTCTGGGCTCGGGGTGACGTGCCGGTGCCGGGCTGGCAGGCGGTCGGTTCTCCTGCTGGGTGATGGGCCCGCAAGCCCTGGTCTCGCTTGCCTCGCCCCGCAATGACGGTTGCGCGATGACGGCCCCGAGGCCCCTTCCCAAACACCTTACCGCCTTGTCTAATCCCGCCATGGCTTTCACGCTTCGCCAGCTTCAGTTCTTCGTCGCCGTTGCCGAGCAGGGCACGATTTCGCGCGCGGCGCAGAACCTGTCGATCTCGCAGTCGTCGGTCACCGAAGCGATCAAGGAACTGGAGGGCGATCTCGGCGTCGAGTTGTTCGAGCGCCATCCGCGCGGCCTCAACATCACCCACAAGGGTCACCAGTTCCTGCGCCACGCCACCAAGATCCTCGCCGACGTGTCGGACGCGCGCCGCACCTTCTTTGGCGGCCAGGCCACCGCCACCGGCCAGCTCAAGCTCGGCGTCACCTCGCTGGTCGCCGGCTACGTCTTGTCCGATCTGCTAGCCCGCTATCGCCGCGCCCATCCGGCCGTAGAGATCTCGGCGATCGAGGACAATGGAGACTATCTCGAGCACCTGCTTGTCGGCGGCAAGCTCGATCTCGCCGTCATGGTGACCTCCAACCTGCGCGACCGCATGGCGCTGCAATCGGAAATCCTCGAGGTCTCTGCCTATCGTCTCTGGCTGCCGCTCGGCCATCCGCTCGCCTCGGCCGAAATCATCAGCGTGGGCGACATCGCATCCGAGCCACTGATCATGCTGTCCGTCGACGAGATCGAGGAGAACACCGGCAAACTGCTTTCGGCGATCGGTGCCAAACCGCATGTCGCCTTCCGTACGCGCTCGGTCGAGGCGGTACGCTCGCTGGTCGCGACAGGGGCAGGGGTGGCGCTGCTGCCCGACCTCGTCTACCGGCCTTGGTCGCTCGAAGGGGACCGCATCGAGTCCCGCGACGTCTCGGGCTCGCTGCCTGTGGTGCAGGTCGGCATGGTGTGGCGGCGCGGCTCGTCGCTGCCGGCGGCGGCGCGCGATTTCATCGGCATCGCGCAAGCGCAGCGGACCGTTCGCCAGAAGCTTTGACGTGGCGCCTGAAAATTGGTGTCGGAAGCACGATACGCAGCTTTAGGATGCCAGAGCGTACTTTGCGCGTCCTGCCGGACACGGCGCGCTCTCGGTATCGGAAAAACCGATATCACCCTTCTTTCGAATGAATTTGCGAAACCTGCGCTTTCACAGCACCTTTCGTTTCAGGGCAACACCGCCAATAAGAGAGCGGTTCCTGCACATGGGAGGATCGAGATGAAGGCATTTCTGAAATCCTGCACGGCAATCGCCTTGGCTTGCAGCTTTTCCGGCCAGGCGGTGGCGCAGGTCAAAGAAATCGGCGCCGGCGAAGGCCAGGTCAACATCATCGCCTGGCCGGGCTACATCGAGCGCGGCGAGACCGACAAGAACTATGACTGGGTGACGGATTTCGAAAAGGCGTCGGGCTGCAAGGTCAACGTCAAGACGGCTGCCACCTCCGACGAAATGGTGGCGCTGATGAACGAGGGGGGCTTCGACCTCGTCACCGCTTCGGGCGATGCCTCGCTGCGGCTCGTTGCCGGCAAGCGCGTGCAGCCGATCAATACGGATCTCGTCAAGAGCTGGTCGACCGTCGACGAGCGCCTCAAGGACGCACCGTGGTTCACCGTCGATGGCCAGCATTATGGCGTGCCCTATCAGTGGGGCCCGAACGTGCTGATGTACAACACCAGTGTGTTCAAGGAAGCACCGAAGAGCTGGAACGTCGTCTTCGAGGCGATGGACCTGCCAGACGGCAAGCCCAACAAGGGCCGTGTCCAGGCCTATGACGGCCCGATCCACGTCGCCGACGCCGCCAACTACCTGATGGCGCACAAGCCCGAACTCGGCATCAAGGATCCCTACGAACTCAATGAGGATCAGTACAAGGCAGCGCTCGATCTGCTGCGCGTCCAGCGCACGCTTGTCGGCCGCTACTGGCACGACGCCATGATCCAGATCGACGACTTCAAGAACGAAGGCGTCGTCGCCTCGGGTTCGTGGCCGTTCCAGGTCAACCTGCTCGGCTCCGAAAAGCAGCCTGTCGCTTCGACCATCCCGGAAGAGGGCGCCACGGGCTGGGCCGACACG
The nucleotide sequence above comes from Aminobacter aminovorans. Encoded proteins:
- a CDS encoding ABC transporter substrate-binding protein produces the protein MFKFAGKVLSLSAASLMVTTAFVSAQDMAALEAAAKAEGQLTTIALPHDWCGYGAVIEGFKKKYPEITVNELNPDAGSSDEIEAIKANKDNKGPQAPDVIDVGLSYGPQAKADGLIQPYKVATWDSIPDTAKDAEGYWYGDYYGVLSFEVNKDLVKNAPADWADLLKDEYKNSVALAGDPRASNQAIQGVYAAGLGSGATDAASAAEKGLAFFKELNAKGNFVPVIGKSATLAQGQTPILITWDYNALAGRDTLNGNPPVDVVVPASGVVAGVYVQAISAYAPHPNAAKLWMEYLYSDEGQLGWLKGYCHPIRFNDLAKNGKIPQDMLDKLPPAAAYEKAVFPTLEDQAKGKEAITKQWDAVVGANVQ
- a CDS encoding ABC transporter permease, producing the protein MTQASISDTAIATRSAPPDARSGFRLPTHWLGVAPFFIFALMFLILPTLYLVIGAFQNDQGQYTLDNIRQLFIDKSIRDAYWVSIKISFWSATIGAFIGLAMAIAIVRGGLPAWVRSSTMTFSGVASNFAGVPLAFAFLATLGRLGLVTVLLRNIGIDIYAMGFNVLTSFGLIIVYLFFQIPLMIVIITPAIDGLKREWGEAAATLGATTWQYWRMVVIPVLWPSFLGTVILLFANSFGAIATAYAFTGSSLNIVPIKLYAQIRGDVLHNPHLGYALAFGMIVVTGLANIFYIWFRTRSERWLK
- a CDS encoding ABC transporter permease, with amino-acid sequence MKTGRFWAWLVFIVGAAYFFIPLIATFEFSLRMRRGEYSFDAYRVVLGDARFQETFAYSVTVAVFTILLGVFLVVPTAYWIRLRMPQLRPIVEFITLLPLVIPAIVIVFGYIRMYGSNSPLPFLGSARGTDALLVIGYATLALPYMYRAVDTGLRTIDVRTLTEAAQILGAGWTTIIARVILPNVLIAVLSGAFLTFAIVIGEFTLASLLNRPAFGPYLQNIGANRAYEPAALAVIAFAITWGCMSVIQILARFAPKSANRPN
- a CDS encoding ABC transporter ATP-binding protein, whose translation is MADPFLSIQSVKKSFGNVAVVKDFNLDVGAGEFVSFLGPSGCGKTTMLRIVAGFEEPSAGKVLIGGKDVTGLKPNQRNIGMVFQAYALFPNLTVAQNIGFGLKVAGMPKAQAQQRIDEMLAIIKLPDFGDRYPYQLSGGQQQRIALARALAPKPKLLLLDEPLSALDAKVRISLREEIRSIQKKLGITTIFVTHDQEEALSMSDRIVVMNEGRADQTGTPFEIYNRPSTKFVANFVGTLNVLEGTISDAASGTVKINAEEIGLKGKLNGSKSGDTLSLALRPEAISLGRKAGNDSNLTGQIADVHFLGSVIRVRVGVGQNVVSLDTFNSPSSPPPVVGQKTEISFSSGDVLVLH
- a CDS encoding LysR substrate-binding domain-containing protein is translated as MAFTLRQLQFFVAVAEQGTISRAAQNLSISQSSVTEAIKELEGDLGVELFERHPRGLNITHKGHQFLRHATKILADVSDARRTFFGGQATATGQLKLGVTSLVAGYVLSDLLARYRRAHPAVEISAIEDNGDYLEHLLVGGKLDLAVMVTSNLRDRMALQSEILEVSAYRLWLPLGHPLASAEIISVGDIASEPLIMLSVDEIEENTGKLLSAIGAKPHVAFRTRSVEAVRSLVATGAGVALLPDLVYRPWSLEGDRIESRDVSGSLPVVQVGMVWRRGSSLPAAARDFIGIAQAQRTVRQKL
- a CDS encoding ABC transporter substrate-binding protein, translated to MKAFLKSCTAIALACSFSGQAVAQVKEIGAGEGQVNIIAWPGYIERGETDKNYDWVTDFEKASGCKVNVKTAATSDEMVALMNEGGFDLVTASGDASLRLVAGKRVQPINTDLVKSWSTVDERLKDAPWFTVDGQHYGVPYQWGPNVLMYNTSVFKEAPKSWNVVFEAMDLPDGKPNKGRVQAYDGPIHVADAANYLMAHKPELGIKDPYELNEDQYKAALDLLRVQRTLVGRYWHDAMIQIDDFKNEGVVASGSWPFQVNLLGSEKQPVASTIPEEGATGWADTTMMHVDAANPNCAYMWLEHSLNPKLQGDLAAWFGSNPAVPAACKGNALLTDEGCKTNGFEEFARIKFWKTPVSKCASQNDQCVPYYRWVSDYIGVIGGR